In a genomic window of Vigna angularis cultivar LongXiaoDou No.4 chromosome 6, ASM1680809v1, whole genome shotgun sequence:
- the LOC108341164 gene encoding pentatricopeptide repeat-containing protein At3g49710: MQCMYPFQVQTFRNLLKACIAQRDLITGKILHALYFKSLIPPSTYLSNHFTLLYSKCGSLHSAQTTFHLTQHPNVFSYNTLINAYAKHSLIHLAHQLFDEIPQPDLVSYNTLIGAYADRGECGPVLRLFEEVRELGLGLDGFTLSGVITACGDDVGLVRQLHSFVVMCGYDCYASVNNALLACYSRKGFFNEAKRVFREMGEGGSRDEVSWNAMIVACGQHREGLEAVGLFIEMVRKGLKVDMFTMASVLTAFTCVKDLVGGMQFHGMMVKSGFHGNSHVGSGLIDLYSKCAGGMVECRKVFKEIRVPDLVLWNTMISGFSQYEDLSEDGLWCFQEMQRKGFRPDDCSFVCVTSACSNLSSPSVGKQVHALAIKSDISYNRISVDNALVAMYSRCGNVHDARKVFDTMTRHNTVSLNSMIAGYAQHGVEAESLRLFELMLQKDIAPNSITFISVLSACAHTGKVEEGQKYFNMMKEKFGIEPEAEHFSCMIDLLGRAGKLREAERIIETMPFNPGSIEWASLLGACRKHGNVELAVKAANEFLRLEPYNAAPYVMLSNMYASASRWEEAANIKRMMRGRGVKKKPGCSWIEIDKKVHVFVAEDTSHPMIKEIHVYMEELLRKMKQAGYVPDIRWALVNADEVERNEKERRLLNHSEKLAVAFGLISTEEGVPILIVKNLRICCDCHNAIKHISAITGREITVRDTHRFHCFKEGQCSCRDYW; the protein is encoded by the coding sequence ATGCAATGCATGTACCCCTTTCAAGTTCAAACCTTTCGCAACCTTCTCAAAGCTTGCATAGCCCAAAGAGACCTCATAACAGGCAAAATCCTCCATGCCCTTTACTTCAAGTCTCTTATCCCACCTTCCACCTACCTCTCCAACCACTTCACCCTCCTCTACTCCAAATGTGGTTCCCTCCACAGTGCCCAAACCACCTTCCACCTCACTCAACACCCCAATGTTTTCTCTTACAACACCCTCATCAATGCATATGCTAAACACTCCCTTATCCATCTTGCCCACCAGCTGTTTGATGAAATTCCCCAACCAGACTTAGTCTCTTACAACACCCTTATAGGTGCCTATGCTGATAGGGGTGAGTGTGGGCCGGTGTTGAGGCTCTTTGAGGAAGTTAGAGAGCTCGGTTTGGGCCTTGACGGATTCACGCTGTCTGGCGTGATCACTGCCTGTGGTGATGATGTTGGATTGGTTCGGCAGTTGCACTCCTTTGTGGTGATGTGTGGGTATGATTGTTATGCTTCGGTGAATAATGCACTGCTTGCTTGTTATAGTAGGAAGGGGTTTTTTAATGAGGCGAAGAGGGTGTTTAGGGAGATGGGGGAGGGTGGGTCCAGGGATGAAGTTTCGTGGAATGCAATGATTGTGGCATGTGGGCAGCATCGGGAGGGATTGGAGGCGGTGGGATTGTTCATTGAGATGGTTAGGAAGGGTTTGAAGGTTGATATGTTTACCATGGCAAGTGTTTTGACTGCTTTTACTTGTGTTAAGGATTTGGTTGGGGGCATGCAGTTTCATGGAATGATGGTTAAGAGTGGGTTCCATGGGAATTCACATGTTGGGAGTGGGTTGATTGATTTGTATTCTAAGTGTGCTGGTGGCATGGTGGAATGTAGGAAGGTGTTCAAGGAGATTCGTGTACCTGATTTGGTTCTTTGGAACACGATGATCTCTGGGTTTTCACAGTATGAGGACTTGTCTGAAGATGGTCTTTGGTGTTTCCAGGAGATGCAGCGGAAAGGTTTTCGTCCGGATGATTGTAGTTTTGTGTGTGTAACTAGTGCTTGTTCTAATTTGTCATCCCCTTCTGTGGGAAAACAGGTTCATGCGTTGGCTATCAAATCTGACATTTCTTATAATCGCATTTCAGTGGATAATGCTCTTGTAGCTATGTATTCCAGATGTGGGAATGTTCATGATGCAAGAAAGGTGTTTGATACAATGACAAGGCATAACACGGTGTCTTTAAACTCAATGATTGCAGGCTATGCACAACATGGTGTTGAAGCTGAGTCGCTCAGGCTTTTTGAACTGATGCTGCAGAAAGACATTGCACCTAACAGCATAACCTTCATATCTGTTCTTTCTGCATGTGCACACACTGGAAAAGTTGAGGAGGGTCAGAAATATTTCAatatgatgaaagaaaaatttggGATTGAACCAGAAGCAGAACATTTTTCCTGCATGATAGATCTTTTGGGTCGGGCAGGTAAGCTCAGGGAGGCTGAGAGGATTATTGAAACAATGCCATTTAATCCTGGTTCTATTGAATGGGCTTCTTTGCTTGGTGCGTGTAGGAAGCATGGAAATGTGGAGCTAGCAGTGAAAGCAGCCAATGAGTTCCTCCGGCTGGAACCTTATAATGCTGCTCCATATGTAATGCTTTCAAATATGTATGCAAGTGCTTCCAGATGGGAAGAGGCTGCAAACATTAAAAGGATGATGAGGGGGAGAGGAGTGAAGAAGAAACCAGGTTGTAGTTGGATAGAGATAGATAAGAAGGTGCATGTCTTTGTGGCTGAGGACACTTCACATCCAATGATAAAAGAGATTCATGTGTACATGGAGGAATTGTTAAGGAAAATGAAGCAAGCAGGGTACGTACCTGATATAAGATGGGCATTGGTGAATGCTGACGAGGTGGagagaaatgagaaagaaagaaggttATTGAATCACAGTGAGAAGCTGGCAGTTGCATTTGGCCTAATCTCCACTGAAGAAGGAGTGCCTATATTGATTGTGAAGAACCTAAGAATTTGTTGTGATTGCCACAATGCCATCAAACATATTTCAGCCATCACTGGCAGGGAAATCACTGTTAGAGATACTCACAGGTTTCATTGCTTTAAGGAAGGGCAATGTTCCTGCAGGGACTATTGGTGA
- the LOC108342082 gene encoding uncharacterized protein LOC108342082: MARDSCLARVTAGAAMGGAVGGAVGAVYGTYEAIRYKVPGLLKIRHIGQTTLGSAAIFGLFLGAGSLIHCGKSY, encoded by the exons ATGGCAAGGGACAGTTGCCTAGCTCGTGTCACCGCGGGCGCCGCTATGGGTGGTGCTGTAGGCGGCGCTGTCG GTGCCGTGTACGGAACATATGAAGCTATTAGATATAAG GTGCCTGGACTATTGAAAATTAGGCATATTGGACAAACTACACTTGGAAGTGCTGCTATTTTTGGTCTTTTTTTGGGTGCTGGTAGCTTGATACATTGTGGAAAATCATATTGA